The Megasphaera stantonii genome includes a window with the following:
- a CDS encoding aspartate ammonia-lyase yields MRKEHDFLGTMNVPDDVYYGVQTMRAVKNFHITGERLDPDFIKALATVKKAAALANMETGRLNAIVGKALTRAADEIIDGQWLDQFPVDPIQGGAGTSINMNMNEVLCNRALEILGKPKGRYDIISPNNHANMAQSTNDVFPTGIKVCLAAKGKALASTLRTLEFWLDEKADEFRNVLKMGRTHLQDAVPITLGQEMAAYASAVRRARRRIETSLDDVHVVNMGGTAVGTGLNAEPEYSKLAAAKLSELTGEMFVTARNMVDATNNTDVFADVSGSMKSAALVLIKMANDIRLMASGPRCGLHELNVPPRQPGSSIMPGKVNPVIAEVLDQTCYQVIGNDMAITLGVENGQFELNVMEPVMAFNLFHSMDYLTNAVQTFVDYLLKDLQANTDGCRHWVDRSVGVITALLPHIGYEEAAMLAKEAYSTGRPVRDIILAHGTLTKEQLDVILSPQEMTKPGIAGETFLHRQDSRKLASN; encoded by the coding sequence ATGCGGAAAGAACATGATTTTTTAGGGACGATGAACGTACCGGATGACGTATACTACGGCGTGCAGACGATGCGGGCCGTTAAGAATTTTCATATTACGGGCGAACGGCTGGATCCGGATTTTATTAAGGCCCTGGCGACTGTGAAAAAAGCGGCGGCGCTGGCGAATATGGAAACGGGGCGATTGAATGCCATCGTCGGGAAGGCGCTTACGCGCGCAGCCGATGAAATTATAGACGGACAGTGGCTCGATCAATTTCCCGTCGATCCGATTCAGGGCGGCGCCGGCACGTCTATCAACATGAATATGAACGAAGTCCTTTGTAATCGGGCTCTGGAAATCTTAGGCAAGCCGAAGGGTCGATACGACATCATTTCGCCGAACAACCATGCCAATATGGCCCAGTCGACGAACGACGTATTTCCGACGGGCATCAAAGTCTGCCTTGCCGCAAAGGGGAAGGCCTTGGCCAGTACGCTGCGGACGCTGGAATTTTGGCTGGATGAAAAGGCCGATGAATTTAGAAACGTATTGAAAATGGGCCGCACGCATTTGCAAGACGCCGTGCCGATTACGTTAGGACAAGAAATGGCCGCCTATGCGTCCGCCGTTCGCCGCGCCCGCAGGCGAATCGAAACGTCTCTGGACGACGTGCATGTTGTCAATATGGGCGGCACCGCTGTCGGCACAGGGCTGAACGCCGAACCGGAATACAGCAAGCTGGCCGCGGCGAAGTTGTCGGAGCTGACGGGGGAAATGTTCGTTACGGCCCGCAATATGGTCGATGCCACGAATAATACAGATGTATTTGCCGACGTATCGGGAAGCATGAAATCGGCGGCGCTGGTACTGATTAAAATGGCAAACGACATACGCCTTATGGCGTCCGGACCGAGATGCGGCCTTCATGAATTGAACGTGCCGCCCCGTCAGCCCGGGTCGTCTATTATGCCGGGCAAGGTGAATCCCGTTATCGCCGAAGTGCTGGATCAGACCTGCTATCAGGTTATTGGCAACGATATGGCGATTACGCTCGGCGTTGAAAACGGCCAGTTTGAATTGAACGTCATGGAGCCGGTCATGGCTTTTAATCTCTTTCATTCTATGGACTATTTGACGAATGCTGTACAGACCTTTGTAGATTACCTTCTGAAGGACTTGCAGGCGAATACGGACGGCTGCCGGCATTGGGTGGACCGCAGCGTAGGCGTGATTACGGCGCTGCTGCCGCATATCGGTTACGAAGAAGCTGCAATGCTGGCTAAAGAAGCGTACAGCACGGGACGGCCCGTCCGGGACATCATTTTGGCTCACGGCACCTTGACGAAAGAACAGCTCGACGTCATTCTTTCGCCGCAAGAGATGACGAAGCCGGGAATTGCGGGAGAAACGTTCCTCCATCGTCAGGACAGCCGGAAACTCGCTTCGAATTAA
- a CDS encoding sodium:solute symporter family protein, translating to MEAMSALVILFVFIIGIAVLGAIPGLKDKHMNAENWAVGGRNFGRWLNWFIMAGEVYTAFAFLGASGWAYAKGGPTFYILGYGALAYVVGYHILPRVCQYGHRHQLVTQGDLVEYLYDSRPLGILVSCIGVAFLLPYLQLQLTALGLIVEVTSLGAIPRVYAMVIAFVMVALFVFLSGLKGVASTAVVKDVMMMGSMLFFGLYLPYHYCGGIGEMFAQVEAMKPGFMMFPGGTGNLDIIWAMTTLVVMAAGFYMWPHFSTNTFSAKDPDVPRHNAVWLPVCHLFLIFPMIVGFTAVLVYADNPIPVADMAFLYMVKDSFPVWVLGIIGGAGALACMIPAADLLLSTSLLISRNIYIKGLRRGDEGISPEHMKRTARYLILILTAAALYLSIFHSNLLVNLLLTGYSGVTQFFPLLVLGMFWKQASKKAALCGLVVGEVLVFYLMLNQMDPLPVLGGHFNAGFIALAANFVVFVLVSAVTKNGKTRLV from the coding sequence ATGGAGGCAATGAGCGCACTGGTTATTTTATTTGTCTTCATCATCGGGATCGCCGTACTGGGCGCAATTCCCGGATTGAAAGATAAGCACATGAACGCTGAGAACTGGGCCGTCGGGGGACGGAATTTCGGACGCTGGCTGAACTGGTTTATCATGGCCGGCGAGGTGTATACGGCCTTTGCTTTTTTGGGGGCCAGCGGCTGGGCCTACGCCAAGGGCGGCCCGACCTTCTATATCCTTGGCTACGGGGCGCTGGCCTACGTCGTCGGCTATCATATTCTGCCGAGGGTCTGCCAGTACGGCCATCGCCATCAGCTCGTCACGCAGGGCGACTTGGTCGAATACCTGTACGACAGCCGGCCTTTAGGTATTTTAGTATCCTGCATCGGCGTCGCCTTTCTGCTTCCGTATTTGCAGCTGCAGCTGACGGCGCTGGGCCTTATCGTAGAGGTCACGTCCCTGGGCGCGATTCCGCGGGTATACGCCATGGTCATCGCCTTCGTCATGGTCGCTTTGTTTGTATTTTTGAGCGGCTTGAAGGGCGTCGCGTCGACGGCTGTCGTCAAGGACGTCATGATGATGGGCTCCATGTTGTTCTTCGGCTTATATCTGCCGTACCATTACTGCGGCGGCATCGGCGAAATGTTTGCCCAGGTCGAAGCGATGAAGCCGGGGTTTATGATGTTTCCCGGAGGCACAGGCAATCTGGATATCATCTGGGCTATGACGACCCTCGTCGTCATGGCGGCGGGGTTTTACATGTGGCCGCATTTTTCGACGAACACCTTCAGCGCCAAGGATCCCGATGTGCCGCGGCATAACGCCGTATGGCTGCCCGTGTGCCACCTGTTTCTCATCTTCCCGATGATCGTCGGCTTTACGGCCGTCCTGGTATATGCGGACAATCCGATTCCCGTCGCCGACATGGCCTTCTTATACATGGTCAAGGATTCCTTCCCCGTATGGGTGCTGGGAATTATCGGAGGGGCCGGCGCCCTGGCCTGCATGATTCCTGCGGCCGACCTGCTGCTGTCCACGTCCCTTCTCATTTCCCGCAATATATACATTAAAGGGCTGCGCCGCGGCGACGAAGGGATTTCGCCGGAGCACATGAAGCGGACGGCCCGATACTTGATTCTCATTTTGACGGCGGCGGCGCTGTATCTGTCTATTTTCCACTCCAATCTGCTCGTCAACCTGCTGCTGACAGGGTATTCCGGCGTCACCCAGTTTTTCCCGCTGCTGGTTTTGGGGATGTTTTGGAAGCAGGCCAGTAAGAAAGCCGCCCTTTGCGGACTGGTCGTCGGCGAAGTACTCGTGTTCTATCTCATGCTGAATCAGATGGACCCGCTGCCGGTGCTGGGCGGACACTTTAACGCCGGGTTTATCGCCTTAGCGGCGAACTTCGTCGTATTTGTTCTCGTCAGCGCCGTGACGAAAAACGGCAAGACGCGGTTAGTTTAA
- a CDS encoding alpha/beta hydrolase family protein yields the protein MTLHLEYMYQDPLCRPGEIPPALEGLSILSGGGDAHIYGTVMTPGRPPGERRPCAILLHGYPGYTSLFDIGQGLRRMGAVAVNISYRGCWGSEGQYTLSGIIEDAVAAAEWARTTETASTYGIDTGKMFFIGHSMGGFAAVNAMRRLPWICGAAVMAPYDFPSLFERGDEESLKELLIQGADVLRLSSMKDLYEDAQYCLHAEFGLRHAAEDLKDRNLYFIGAAKDDVAPAADMIGPLWRQLQLHETSAVQQFDMVEADHAFDETRLTVGAMIGQWMQAVLDAATP from the coding sequence ATGACGCTGCATTTGGAATATATGTATCAGGACCCGCTTTGCCGTCCCGGAGAAATACCGCCGGCTCTGGAAGGGCTGAGTATTCTCAGCGGCGGCGGGGACGCCCATATATACGGGACGGTGATGACGCCGGGAAGACCGCCGGGAGAACGGCGTCCCTGCGCAATCCTACTGCACGGGTATCCGGGGTATACGTCGCTGTTCGATATCGGGCAGGGGCTGCGCCGGATGGGCGCCGTCGCCGTAAACATATCGTATCGGGGTTGCTGGGGAAGCGAAGGCCAGTATACCTTGTCGGGCATCATCGAAGACGCCGTGGCTGCGGCGGAGTGGGCCCGGACGACGGAAACAGCTTCTACATACGGTATTGATACGGGCAAGATGTTCTTTATCGGCCACAGCATGGGCGGATTTGCCGCCGTAAACGCCATGCGGCGTCTTCCCTGGATTTGCGGAGCCGCCGTCATGGCTCCTTACGATTTTCCGTCGTTGTTTGAAAGGGGAGACGAAGAATCGCTGAAGGAGCTGCTGATTCAGGGAGCCGACGTCCTGCGCCTGTCCAGTATGAAGGACTTATATGAAGACGCGCAGTATTGTCTTCACGCCGAGTTCGGCCTTCGCCATGCCGCCGAAGACCTCAAAGACAGGAACCTGTACTTCATCGGCGCGGCGAAAGACGATGTCGCGCCGGCGGCAGACATGATCGGGCCGCTGTGGCGGCAGCTGCAGCTCCATGAAACGTCAGCTGTGCAGCAGTTCGATATGGTGGAGGCCGACCATGCTTTTGATGAAACACGTCTGACTGTCGGCGCGATGATCGGCCAGTGGATGCAGGCCGTATTAGACGCGGCGACGCCGTAA
- a CDS encoding DUF3311 domain-containing protein, whose protein sequence is MKCLLTVIPFIWIIAALPFVNTFHPQIAGLPFLAFWIQAGVIVTVACIHTLWVLDKKDRMRSKKEM, encoded by the coding sequence ATGAAATGCCTATTGACGGTGATTCCATTTATTTGGATTATTGCGGCCCTGCCGTTTGTGAATACCTTTCATCCGCAGATTGCCGGGCTGCCCTTCCTGGCCTTTTGGATTCAGGCCGGCGTCATCGTAACGGTGGCTTGTATCCATACGCTGTGGGTGCTGGATAAAAAAGACCGGATGCGGTCTAAAAAGGAGATGTAA